The Thioalkalivibrio thiocyanodenitrificans ARhD 1 genome window below encodes:
- a CDS encoding RHS repeat-associated core domain-containing protein → MTRIALACRVFYDGTWVTGISPGPTCRDQTRPIRDEAELEPRAEEFARLANGHGDCGSTHLTWSDWLSPGEHLESSFCWSGEPEYVNGVNVYNLGRFEISGIGYDRHSETCSRPWSERIIARMQRPVSCPAGYRQRSVDGEVECYRLPEPCDSDVPAQVGNPVLVTSGSKLLDQQDYAGSGPGALRVDRHYRSFGFFLPIGRELEAPRGFGRLWRFNYDRRLWLMPDSPRVMAVLQTPRGEVLQFDHDGRQLHGRGDEVRLRHVTHPELVSAWRHDTSGGEREYYDGEGRLRFLVLASSGIIHTLDYDASGRLEEVRDPFGRSLRFLYEGGPLIRAMVDPAGQHYRYEYDDAGNLISVQYPDEITTRYLYDEPDLILGARGRGLLTGVVDGGGVRSASYQYDGAGRVVLSEGADGVGRTELTYSTRRTGPRWVRDASGTELRYERTLVNGQWRIGSITRTCPDCAFGEVRHFEYDARGRLVAQTGWDGVRTEYTRDHRGRISERREAAGRAEERLTTIRWHSDLPLPAGRIRGALATDYAYDPMGRLVSRRETDLDTGESREWTWTYTADGLLLGTGEPGPGGAVTTLRTYDPAGNLSSVQNALGHIHYYQDHDAHGNPRRIIDPNGVTTVLEYDVRQRLIRRTEGTRTTWFSYDASGNLRRITYPDGTYLEHHYDAAHRIVGVTDSLGNHHRYTLDAAGNRLSEELLDPEGNLVALRRQTFDSLNRLRQSLGALDQVTAFSYDLGNNLVASIDPLQRETRHAHDALNRLIETVDPAGGRTVLGYDSADRMTRLVDSRGVTTTYAYNAFGDLLEEVSPDGGTRTFTYDGAGNRLTETDARGVTRTFSHDALNRLTAIRYPDPAEDIRFIYDQGAYGIGRLSVIEDASGRTAYTYNAHGDVIAEVREYDGLRFETRYDYDLHGRLGAVHYPGGATLRFTHDAGGRVSRLTLETDLGTFVLGEGLTYSATGAVTALRLGNGIRVEHDHDMDQRLQAARALPVQDLDPAYDAVGNITALTDLLDATRSQAFDYDVLDRLVSAVGRYGYRDYAYDAVGNRLLRESDEGEEHYAYAADSNRLLSLSGGPAPRQYAYDANGNTLDDGRFQYSYNQANRLARVHRSGGEVARYTHNALGQRTRKTLPGGADPDDERAQAERKLTHHEAELERLEALARAYELAAVQAEDQAETLLAEVAAARREAGRLAHRASTRARLADSLEARADQLNEQAAARLRAQAAQARAESDRLDASAEEALARAEAAEQQADALMTEADDQRALAEAAREEARHHEEQVAYWRELLAGLDSEAGTLVEQHRYFIHDVNGQLIGEYGQDGRVVREYIYLQGVPFAMLHGGEVYFYHTDHLGTPRRMTDIEQRVVWDAVQSPFGTVILKVEEIGNPLRFPGQYFDGETGLHYNYFRDYDPAIGRYVQSDPIGLAGGLNGYVYALGNPLRWYDSNGLRPNCNGWWQYVGFNPQLPRVLRLCTCYWLCRDCDYPVAWSGIKESLPSTTGQLYFDPTVRGPAAGDIEAGNACLCYRKPGPEMECNDGGCDQ, encoded by the coding sequence ATGACACGCATTGCCCTGGCCTGCCGGGTGTTCTACGACGGCACATGGGTTACAGGCATCTCGCCGGGTCCGACGTGCAGGGATCAGACCAGACCCATCCGGGATGAGGCGGAACTCGAACCCAGGGCCGAGGAGTTTGCGCGTCTTGCAAACGGTCACGGAGATTGCGGCTCGACGCATCTGACCTGGAGCGACTGGTTGTCGCCGGGGGAACACCTGGAATCGTCTTTCTGCTGGTCTGGAGAGCCCGAGTACGTCAACGGCGTGAACGTGTACAATCTCGGCCGCTTCGAGATCTCGGGGATCGGTTATGACCGCCACAGTGAGACCTGCAGCCGGCCCTGGAGCGAGCGTATCATCGCCCGCATGCAGCGCCCGGTGTCCTGCCCCGCGGGATATCGCCAGCGCAGCGTGGACGGCGAGGTGGAGTGCTACCGGCTCCCGGAACCCTGTGATTCGGATGTGCCTGCCCAGGTGGGCAATCCGGTCCTGGTCACCAGCGGCTCGAAGCTCCTGGATCAGCAGGATTACGCAGGCAGTGGTCCCGGGGCATTGCGCGTGGATCGTCACTACCGAAGCTTCGGTTTCTTCCTGCCCATCGGACGGGAACTTGAGGCGCCCCGGGGTTTCGGGCGCTTGTGGCGGTTCAACTACGACCGTCGGCTGTGGTTGATGCCGGACAGTCCCCGGGTGATGGCGGTGCTTCAGACCCCTCGCGGCGAGGTGCTGCAGTTCGATCACGACGGCCGCCAACTGCACGGCCGGGGTGATGAGGTGCGTCTGCGCCACGTCACGCACCCGGAACTGGTCAGTGCATGGCGCCACGACACCTCCGGCGGAGAGCGGGAGTACTACGATGGCGAGGGGCGGCTGCGATTCCTGGTTCTCGCCTCATCGGGCATCATCCACACCCTGGACTACGACGCTTCCGGTCGGCTCGAAGAGGTGCGCGATCCTTTCGGCCGCAGCCTGCGTTTCCTGTACGAAGGGGGGCCGCTGATTCGTGCCATGGTGGACCCCGCGGGCCAGCACTACCGCTATGAGTACGATGATGCCGGCAACCTCATATCGGTTCAGTACCCGGACGAGATCACCACCCGGTATCTTTATGATGAACCCGACCTGATCCTGGGCGCCCGGGGACGTGGCCTGTTGACCGGCGTGGTGGATGGCGGCGGCGTACGCAGCGCCTCGTATCAATACGACGGCGCCGGGCGTGTCGTGTTGAGCGAAGGCGCCGACGGGGTGGGGCGAACCGAACTGACCTATTCGACACGACGAACGGGCCCGCGATGGGTCAGGGATGCCTCGGGCACCGAGCTGCGATACGAGCGGACGCTCGTCAACGGACAGTGGCGCATCGGAAGCATCACCCGTACCTGTCCGGACTGCGCTTTCGGCGAGGTACGTCACTTCGAGTACGACGCCCGGGGGCGCCTCGTCGCGCAGACCGGCTGGGACGGGGTTCGTACCGAGTACACCCGGGATCATCGCGGCCGGATCAGTGAACGGCGCGAGGCTGCCGGTCGTGCGGAGGAGCGACTCACGACCATCCGATGGCATTCCGATCTGCCCCTGCCCGCAGGCCGGATCCGCGGGGCGCTTGCCACCGACTACGCCTACGACCCCATGGGGCGTCTGGTATCCCGCCGCGAGACCGATCTGGACACCGGGGAATCCCGGGAATGGACCTGGACCTACACGGCGGACGGTCTGCTCCTCGGAACCGGCGAGCCCGGTCCCGGTGGTGCGGTCACCACGCTGCGTACCTATGATCCCGCCGGGAACCTGAGCAGTGTGCAGAATGCCCTGGGTCATATCCATTACTACCAGGACCACGACGCCCACGGTAATCCGCGGCGCATCATCGACCCCAACGGCGTCACCACCGTGCTTGAGTACGACGTGCGACAGCGTCTGATCCGCCGCACCGAAGGCACGCGCACCACCTGGTTCAGCTACGACGCGTCAGGCAACCTGCGGCGCATCACCTACCCGGACGGGACTTACCTGGAGCATCACTACGACGCGGCCCATCGAATTGTCGGCGTCACCGACAGCCTCGGCAATCACCACCGCTATACCCTCGATGCAGCGGGCAACCGCCTCAGCGAGGAGCTCCTCGATCCCGAGGGAAACCTGGTGGCATTGCGCCGCCAGACATTCGATTCCCTGAACCGGCTGCGCCAGTCGCTGGGCGCTCTCGATCAGGTCACCGCGTTCTCCTATGATCTTGGGAACAATCTCGTGGCAAGCATTGATCCGTTGCAGCGCGAGACCCGCCATGCCCATGATGCCCTCAATCGCCTGATAGAAACGGTGGACCCCGCCGGCGGGCGCACGGTGCTTGGCTACGACAGTGCCGATCGCATGACCCGGCTGGTGGATTCTCGCGGCGTCACTACCACTTATGCTTACAACGCGTTCGGTGATCTGCTGGAAGAGGTCAGCCCCGATGGCGGCACCCGGACCTTCACCTATGATGGGGCCGGCAATCGCCTCACCGAGACGGATGCACGGGGCGTCACCCGTACGTTCAGCCACGACGCCCTCAACCGGCTGACCGCGATCCGCTACCCCGATCCCGCTGAGGACATCCGGTTCATCTACGACCAAGGTGCGTACGGAATCGGCCGCCTTAGCGTGATCGAGGACGCATCCGGGCGGACCGCTTACACCTACAATGCCCACGGCGATGTGATCGCCGAGGTGCGCGAATACGACGGCCTGCGTTTCGAGACCCGCTATGACTACGATCTTCATGGCCGCCTTGGCGCGGTCCACTATCCGGGCGGAGCCACCCTGCGATTCACCCACGACGCCGGCGGGCGGGTGTCCCGTCTGACGTTGGAAACCGACCTCGGCACATTCGTCCTTGGTGAGGGTCTCACCTATAGCGCCACCGGCGCGGTGACGGCCCTGCGGCTTGGCAACGGCATCCGGGTCGAGCATGACCATGACATGGATCAGCGTCTCCAGGCCGCGCGCGCTCTGCCGGTCCAGGATCTGGATCCGGCCTATGACGCCGTGGGTAACATTACTGCACTGACCGATCTGCTTGACGCCACGCGCTCCCAGGCCTTCGACTATGATGTTTTGGATCGTCTCGTCTCCGCCGTGGGGCGTTACGGGTACCGGGACTACGCGTACGACGCGGTGGGCAACCGGCTTCTGCGCGAAAGCGATGAAGGCGAGGAGCATTACGCCTATGCTGCCGACAGCAACCGCCTTCTCAGCCTGAGCGGCGGCCCGGCCCCGCGCCAGTACGCATACGACGCCAACGGCAACACGCTGGATGACGGGAGGTTCCAGTACAGCTACAACCAAGCCAACCGCCTCGCGCGGGTGCATCGATCGGGCGGTGAGGTGGCCCGATACACCCACAACGCCCTGGGTCAGCGCACCCGCAAGACCCTGCCGGGCGGCGCGGACCCGGATGACGAGCGGGCGCAGGCCGAGCGGAAGTTGACTCACCACGAGGCCGAGCTCGAGCGCCTGGAGGCTCTCGCCCGAGCGTATGAGCTTGCCGCCGTGCAAGCCGAGGATCAGGCAGAGACGCTGCTCGCTGAGGTGGCTGCGGCACGTCGCGAGGCCGGGCGTCTCGCCCATCGGGCCTCCACCCGGGCCCGCTTGGCCGATTCGCTGGAGGCGCGTGCCGATCAGCTCAACGAACAGGCCGCGGCCCGGCTGCGGGCGCAGGCCGCCCAGGCCCGCGCCGAATCCGACCGCCTTGATGCGAGTGCCGAGGAGGCCCTGGCACGAGCCGAAGCCGCCGAACAGCAGGCCGACGCGCTTATGACCGAGGCAGATGACCAGCGGGCGCTGGCCGAGGCCGCCCGGGAGGAAGCCCGCCACCATGAAGAGCAGGTGGCCTACTGGCGCGAGCTGTTGGCCGGGCTGGATTCAGAGGCCGGCACCCTCGTCGAGCAGCACCGCTACTTCATCCATGACGTCAACGGACAGCTCATCGGCGAATACGGACAGGATGGCCGGGTGGTGCGCGAGTACATCTACCTGCAGGGCGTGCCGTTTGCCATGCTGCATGGGGGCGAGGTGTACTTCTACCACACCGATCACCTGGGCACGCCAAGGCGGATGACGGATATCGAACAGCGCGTCGTATGGGACGCGGTGCAGAGCCCGTTCGGGACGGTGATCCTGAAAGTGGAGGAGATCGGAAATCCGTTGCGGTTTCCGGGGCAGTATTTTGATGGGGAGACGGGGCTGCATTACAACTACTTCAGGGACTATGACCCGGCCATCGGGCGGTATGTGCAGAGTGATCCGATTGGGCTTGCGGGTGGCTTGAATGGTTATGTTTATGCTTTGGGAAATCCATTACGTTGGTATGACTCAAATGGCCTGCGGCCAAACTGCAACGGTTGGTGGCAGTATGTAGGATTTAATCCCCAGCTTCCTCGTGTGCTGCGCTTATGCACTTGCTATTGGCTATGCCGGGACTGCGATTACCCAGTAGCGTGGAGCGGGATCAAGGAGTCTTTGCCTTCTACAACAGGGCAACTATATTTTGATCCAACTGTAAGGGGTCCTGCGGCAGGCGATATCGAAGCAGGAAATGCTTGCCTTTGTTACAGAAAGCCTGGTCCAGAGATGGAATGTAATGATGGGGGCTGCGATCAGTGA
- a CDS encoding MFS transporter codes for MSTTPYWKLSGFYFFYFASIGAFVPYWGLYLRGEGFTPGQIGELMAIIMATKIIAPNVWGWLADRTGQRTRIIRLAALLALVTFSGVTLYTGYWWIAAVMALFSFFWNAALPQFEALTMNRLGGRTHRYAHIRLWGSIGFIASVALLGPLFERVDVGILPWIVLVMLGALWASTLTVSDDPLVTHARDASSSLLATLRRPEVLALLVACFMMQASHGPYYAFFTIYLEDNGYSRTMAGQLWALGVLAEVAVFVMMHRWLPYFGAWRLLLVAIGVTAVRWWLLASLPQVLPVMLLTQVMHAASYGLYHAAAISLIHEYFPGRLQGRGQALYSSLSFGLGGAMGSLASGYVWGGVGPAWVYFMASGLATAGLAAAWFGMRAARGGVAVDR; via the coding sequence ATGTCCACCACTCCCTACTGGAAACTCTCCGGTTTCTATTTCTTCTACTTCGCGAGCATCGGCGCGTTCGTGCCGTACTGGGGTCTGTACCTGCGGGGTGAGGGCTTCACGCCGGGGCAGATCGGTGAACTCATGGCCATCATCATGGCCACCAAGATCATCGCGCCCAACGTGTGGGGGTGGCTGGCGGACCGGACCGGACAGCGCACGCGCATCATCCGGCTCGCGGCGCTGCTGGCCCTGGTGACGTTCTCCGGGGTCACGCTTTACACGGGCTACTGGTGGATCGCGGCCGTCATGGCCCTGTTCAGCTTCTTCTGGAACGCGGCGCTGCCCCAGTTCGAGGCGCTCACCATGAACCGCCTGGGCGGACGGACACATCGTTATGCCCATATCCGGCTGTGGGGTTCCATCGGCTTCATCGCCTCGGTGGCATTGCTGGGGCCGCTGTTCGAGCGGGTCGACGTGGGAATCCTGCCATGGATCGTGCTGGTCATGCTGGGCGCGCTCTGGGCGAGCACCCTGACCGTCTCCGACGACCCCCTGGTCACCCACGCCCGCGATGCTTCATCGTCCCTGTTGGCCACGCTTCGCCGCCCCGAGGTGCTGGCCCTGCTGGTGGCCTGCTTCATGATGCAGGCCAGCCACGGCCCCTACTACGCGTTCTTCACCATCTACCTGGAGGACAACGGCTACTCCCGCACCATGGCAGGCCAGCTCTGGGCACTGGGCGTGCTGGCGGAAGTGGCGGTCTTCGTGATGATGCACCGCTGGCTGCCGTACTTCGGCGCATGGCGCCTGCTGCTGGTGGCGATCGGGGTGACCGCGGTGCGCTGGTGGCTGCTGGCGAGCCTGCCGCAGGTCCTTCCGGTCATGCTGCTCACACAGGTCATGCACGCGGCCAGCTACGGGCTCTATCATGCCGCCGCCATCTCCCTGATCCACGAGTACTTCCCGGGCCGTCTGCAGGGCCGCGGGCAGGCCCTGTATTCGTCCCTGAGCTTCGGGCTCGGCGGGGCGATGGGCAGCCTCGCCAGCGGATACGTGTGGGGCGGTGTCGGCCCGGCCTGGGTCTATTTCATGGCCTCCGGTCTGGCCACGGCGGGCCTGGCAGCCGCCTGGTTCGGCATGCGGGCCGCCCGGGGAGGCGTTGCAGTGGACCGCTGA